One Lycium barbarum isolate Lr01 chromosome 5, ASM1917538v2, whole genome shotgun sequence genomic window carries:
- the LOC132641465 gene encoding transcription factor BHLH089-like has protein sequence MDPQPSIMNHAAPFNLAEIWQFPINAGGDATAYTLPPPSTAAAHNVSDIPKNTNYSGGGSVRKRHVDDEFANKGVSTSGNGLTDSDSKRLKARRSNENCQSRGDGEGSSGKSTEQPAKLAEPPKDYIHVRARRGQATDSHSLAERARREKISERMKVLQDIVPGCNKVIGKALVLDEIINYVQSLQHQVEFLSMKLEAVNSRTPSIEGFPAKDFGQQTFDTNAMANAMTFGSQATREYARGTSPNWLHMQLGGGFERTP, from the exons ATGGATCCTCAACCTTCCATAATGAACCACGCCGCGCCGTTTAATTTGGCTGAGATCTGGCAGTTTCCTATCAATGCCGGTGGAGACGCCACGGCGTATACTTTGCCGCCACCGTCAACGGCGGCGGCGCATAATGTGAGTGATATTCCGAAGAATACAAATTACAGTGGCGGTGGTTCAGTTAGGAAGCGACACGTGGATGATGAATTTGCTAATAAAGGAGTTTCCACTAGCGGCAATGGCTTG ACTGATTCTGATAGTAAGCGGCTGAAAGCTAGAAGATCGAATGAGAATTGCCAATCTAGAGGTGATGGGGAAGGGAGTTCAGGAAAATCTACAGAACAACCTGCAAAGCTTGCTGAACCACCAAAAGATTATATTCATGTGCGAGCAAGGAGGGGTCAAGCTACTGATAGTCACAGTCTAGCAGAAAGA GCTAGGAGAGAAAAGATAAGTGAGAGGATGAAAGTCCTCCAAGATATAGTCCCTGGTTGTAATAAG GTTATTGGCAAAGCTCTCGTCCTTGATGAGATAATAAATTATGTTCAATCATTACAGCACCAGGTTGAG TTTCTATCGATGAAGCTTGAAGCAGTTAATTCAAGAACGCCAAGCATAGAAGGATTTCCAGCTAAAGAT tTCGGACAGCAGACATTTGATACAAATGCGATGGCAAATGCAATGACGTTTGGTTCACAAGCTACAAGGGAGTATGCCAGGGGAACATCACCAAATTGGTTGCATATGCAGCTTGGTGGAGGATTTGAAAGAACACCATAA